The Pyxidicoccus sp. MSG2 DNA segment CCGCGAGCTGCCCCCCGTGCGTGTGCCCCGACAGCGTCAACTCCACGCCGCGCGCCTGCGCCTGCGGAAACAGGTCCGGGTCATGCGCGAGCAGCACCGTGGGAGCACCGTCCGGCCGTGCAGCCAGCGCCCGCTCCACGTCGTGCCGCGACGTCCACGTGTCGTCCACGCCCGCGACGTAGAGGTTCGCCCCATCCCGCCTCACCACGACGCCCCGGTTGCGCAGCACCGTCAGCCCGTTCCGCTCCAGCTCACGGACCAGGTGCTCGCCGTCCGTGAAGTAGTCGTGGTTGCCCATGCACGCGAAGGCGCCGTCCCTCGCGCGCAGTCCCCCCAGCGCCCGCGCCACGGCCTCCACGTGCGACGAGCCATGGGCAATCAAGTCTCCCGTGACGGTGACGAGGTCCAGCCCCAGCCCGTTGAGGCGCGTCACCCAGGCGGCCACCTTCTCCTCGGGCACGTGGGGCCCGCAGTGCACGTCGGAGAGCTGGCCGATGCGATAGCCGTCGAGCTCCTTCGGAAGGCCCGCCACGCGCACCGTCCGCTTCCGCAGCCGCGGCCGGCCGAGCACCGCGTCACCGCCCATCACCAGCGCGACGGCCCCCGCCATTCCCCACGTCACGCCCCCCGGAGCACCCGCCTGGATGGCCAGCGCGGCCGGCAGCATCAGCAGGTCGAACACCAGGCAGGCCGACCACCAGCCCAGCGCCACATAGGTGGACGCCGCGCGAGGCGTCGTCGTCCACGGACTCTGGAGCTGCTTCAGGTACGGCCACGACACACCCAGCGCCACGAGCGCAGGCAGCGGCGTGCGCGTGAGCCAGCAGAGCCAGAGCACCGGCGGGAGCTGGACGACGGTGACGAGGGCGGCCGCCAGCAGGTGGAAGCGG contains these protein-coding regions:
- a CDS encoding metallophosphoesterase yields the protein MSLRTRLQGRFHLLAAALVTVVQLPPVLWLCWLTRTPLPALVALGVSWPYLKQLQSPWTTTPRAASTYVALGWWSACLVFDLLMLPAALAIQAGAPGGVTWGMAGAVALVMGGDAVLGRPRLRKRTVRVAGLPKELDGYRIGQLSDVHCGPHVPEEKVAAWVTRLNGLGLDLVTVTGDLIAHGSSHVEAVARALGGLRARDGAFACMGNHDYFTDGEHLVRELERNGLTVLRNRGVVVRRDGANLYVAGVDDTWTSRHDVERALAARPDGAPTVLLAHDPDLFPQAQARGVELTLSGHTHGGQLAVPWVRRLSLARFMTRWTAGMYRQGRSWLYVNRGAGTTGPPVRLGAPAELAVITLRRA